The window GAAGATACATCGAAAACGAGtaattagagaaaaaaaatgtaaccaAAACTATTTCCTTACTTAGACCGGAACACACACCAAAAAAACACAACAAGAGCATTTTCAAAACAGAGACAAATGTGTCCACATCGACAATCATGAAAGGACTTATTGTCTTATCATATGCTGGGTATTGATAGAGTTTCTTGTTATTGATATAGAAACTTGACACACCCACAAAAAAGACACAACAAGAGCAAATTCAAAACAGAGACAAATACGTCCACATCGAAAATCATGAACATACACTTATTGTCTTATCATATGCAGAGTATTGATAGAGTTTCTTGTTATTGATACTTGTTTCTTCACACGTTTCCACTGTATTATCAAGTGAAGTTTGTGTTCCTCGTCTCGCTTCAAGTTCCCACCGTCCATGTACTCTTCTCCATCTCTTTGTAACCACCGTCCATGTAATCTGACAATCATTGATCGCTAGCTCCCAAGAGACTCAGAGCTGGGAAGAGCTTTGCAGTTAGCTTTTCCAACGAGAGCCTAAATCCTGCTGAAGTGGAATTTGCAAACACTGGTTCATCGACAATCAAGGCATCTTTGGTGAGGGAACCGATCAAATATCCTTCCATGTAGGCGTTGCATGCCTTCAAGATGTGAGACCCACGTTTTATAAAATGCTCTTTCACCAGTTCTTCAAAGCCCTACACATCACAAAGTACAATGTGATAAgattaaaagaaataaagagAAATAGAGCTTGCCATTACCTTAGGTTGCTTCTTCATAAGATGCATCATGGTTTTGCAATTTAGCAAAAATGCATCCTCGTTGTACTCGAGAGAGCGTCTCTCTCCTTCCACCGTGCCAATCAACTTATCATAATCAGCCTCGTTGAAGTAAGGTTTTGCATTTAACACCAGTCCCTGGATTGATACAAGCACTTGAAGGATGGTGGATGATTGGGGATCCCAAACTTCACTTCCTCTACCTTTCCATGTATTAAGAAGGCTCAAGCAAACATTTCCATCTTCATCGAGGTTGGGGTTTAACTTCCAACCACCAGAATGATAAAACACGACCTGCATCATGAACCAGACACAACATTAGTGCATGTTCTAGATTAGTTTGGGTTTTGCAATGACATCAAACTCTTACCGGTGGCTCGCTAGGATACTTAGGTGGAAGAAATACATCAAAAATGAACAGACCATCTTGATATGGTGTTCCATATGATCCGACAATCACGGCCCGCAGTAGATCCATTCTATCTTCATAAACTCGAACAAAGATTCcatctacaaaaataaaatcaaaattttcagttAAGCGGCTAAATGTTTAAATTGTAAAATGCTAGACGTTCTTACCGGGAAGATTGTCCTGAAGTATTTTCCAGTCTCCGTGAAACTTTTTAACCCACACCTTTTCCTTGATTTTCTGCATGTTTTGATACCACAAATCAGAAATCAAGTCAAATCCAAATATACAGAGTACCTTGAAGAACACGCTACCTGCTCTTCTTCGCTAACATAATGGTGGTCCAGAGATTCTTGTGATATATCAAAGCGTCTGAAACTGTAACTATCACCTTTAAAAGTTACTGGCTCATCAGATATTCCGCTCTTTGATCCTTCCAATGCTTTGTTTTCTAAAACTGAACCCTCTGACTGAGGGTTAGCAGTGGCACCGAAACTTTGAGTACTAGGATCATCCTTCTCGCCAGAAGGGTCCTGTAAATAAAAGGTTCTCATTAATTTACAGAAACAAATAATTGTGCGCTGCAAAGAAGTATACCAGTGTCTCCCTGTTGAACATAGTGCTCTGggtcaagcaaaaaaaaatcggTAACACTTTCTCAACAGAACAAACCTCTTTCGGAATCTCATGAGCACCACTATCATCATCGTCTACAGTTCCCCAACTAGAATCACTACTTGCTCCACTTCCTGCAGCATCTGGTTCGCCATCATCACTGTCCGGTTCAACGACATAAACTGCTCCAGGACCAACCTAGGAGAAAGCAAAAAAGGGTAAAAGTAAAAATCAAAAAGTACCAAGTCTTATTCGCAGGGGAAGTCCCGTCAGATTCAATACATATATGTAAGTTTATTCATGCACAGACAGTTTAGTAAAGAACCAAATGGCATATATCTCTTAGATCATCGGTATAAAAAGGAATCACCTGCTCTAGTTATATCTTTGAATAGGTATTCAATCTCCTCCAACTTATCATGTCTTTTTAGTCCAAAGCATCAAGAAGGGAACAACACAATGTGTATTGAACTCGctaatagagagagagagagagagagagagagagagagagagagagagagagagagagagagagagagagagagagagagagagagagagagagagagaaaaaaacagcaagaacataaacataaacatgGACAAACTGTTTAAAATTAGGACAGCAAGTATATTAAAGCATAACAACATTTAGTAGACGTTGCAAATCAATTTACGAGGAGAAAACCAGACCACTAAGGATGGTAAGTGAATAGACCAGTTGAGTTTGACTTACCTTTGATACGATTCCATCGGCCCATGTTACTTCAAAACCACCATCCTTTAGGCCAGTAATATTTCCAAACCAAGAGAGACCCGCATTGACTTCGTCTTGTTGAAGGTGTTTAGTATCATTGCCTTGCTCCGTTGGTGATAGTCGAACAACAACGTCCCCATAAGTGTAGTAGTCATGATCAGGATGGCGCTCAAGCTCATAAACGCTAGCAGTTTCTTCACTCTCAAACTGACAAGGTTCTTCTGCCCTTTGAAGCGGCTTCAACCATCTCACAATAGCGATACGTTCTTTTGCATCCAAACTTTTAACAACCCCAACACGCTTAGGTTCAGTTGTGTTACCATCATCAACTATAGCCTTCTCCATCACATACTGCTCAGCGACAAATACATCATCAACAGGGGTCTCAGTTGGAATTAATGTTGTTGCTTCCCGTCTACATTCTACTGAACCATCCTGCCAGGCTACATCAACACGTGTTCTGCTATGAACGATCAATAGAGCTTCTCCTAAGCTTCCATCTTTTGTGCCGCACCAGTCACCCACTTTGAAATTGGTATGAATTAAGGATGACAACAACGTCAGAACACTAGGACTCTGCCACTCGACTAGGGGAACAGAAGAATCTGGCCCAACACCACGGGAAGCCAGCCATTTCACAAAAACAGGACCAGCAGTAACACTGTCCACAGTACCTTCTGAGCGATTGGGTTTCTTTAGCCTGGTTGCTCTGACTCTCTGGCCAATGTGATAGGGGAAGGTTTCATCTACTCCAAAGTTGTTCTCAGGAATTGGTTCAAGTCGACTAGGATCAACCTCTCTGAATGCCCTTGTGGAACCATCATCAAACTTTACAATCACATTTTCACGTGCTTCATCAACTCTGCCTAGCGAAGGGACAGTGACATGGACCACATAATCACCAACAGCAAAATCCCTGACACGTTTCAACATCTTGGTCGAGATATCCTTGTGGATAGTACCATCCCGAGCCAACAAATCAACAGAAATGTTTAGATCCGCTACTAAACCCACCTGCCCAGTTGGCTCAGAAGCTGAAAAAACATACCCGCCAAGAGAGAAACGACGGTCAGCGACGGTTACAGCTTTAGCATCTTGAACTTTCTCGATGTCACCATTCATCCAACGCACACGACACTGGCAGTTCCCAGGATCAGTACTACCTCCTCTGTTGATCGCAATCCCAATACCACCCGTCTTGTTGCTTTTAACAATGTCATCTTTGTAAACGTTGGGATGGTGGTCGTTAGTTGCTGCTAAATCTTCAGACTTATCCGTATGAAGGCTGTTGGTAACCACATTGGGATCAGATTTAGCCTCACTTGCCACTGAATCTGTACCAGCGTCATGATCCATCTAGATAAAGCCAAACAACCACAATATTTTACTATCGCAACAAACAAAATCACTAAATCAAAACCTAGGTCAAACTCCTAAGATTCCCCGATAAATTATTCTCACTGAACCGATATTCTTTATCGAACaagtaaatacaaaataaattaccGTCGTCCAGAAGAAGCGAAGGTTACGTCTGTAAACGAGAGCAAGCGACGGTGATCGTGAGATTTTCTCGAGCTTGATCGTGAGATTTTCTCGAGCGTGATCGTCTCGATCTGTAAACGCAGATTGAGAGCAAGCGACGGTGATCGTGAGATTTTCTCGAGCTTGATCGtcttggtttttaaaaaaaagtcgGTCAACAAAATGGGCACTACTGGGCTTTCGGGCCCAAACAGAATGTATTCAATCTGGACCGTTGGATctgctttttcattttttttttgttgggttATCAAAACTCATAATCAGGATTACAACATTTTCTTAATCAGCTTATTAGTCACAATAATTTTCATTCTACAGATTGagaatctccaaatgcttcataAACTTTGCCTAGCGAAGGGACATGAACCacattaaacatttttattgagtttttaaataaataaaaattaatttttataatgaatATCACCAACAACAAATGAACCACAAGGGTAAATAGATCAGTATCCCACACTTAAATGGATAAGTGTtggagagaataaagagagagatgaCCTCAACATATTCCACATCGATAATTTATCTACCGTATGGTCTATTTGCCATAACTCTTCACAATTGTCTCCATCTTTATCTGCAAAAGAACAAGAACTCTATATTCGCAACATAAGCGTCTTCAATACTAACACTAACAAgcaagttgacaaaaaaagaaaaaacacactgacaagcaaaaagataaagaaagaTTTACATTTAGAGTCAGTTTATATATGACTTCTTATTTTCACTTTAGCACACTTTCTTCTACTAGAACACTTATCTTTAAAGATCAGTTGGGTCTTAACATTTTCAGTTCAACTCCAACCATAAAGTGGACTAGCTGAATATTTACctaattcttttgtttttctttttttaatttatagcaTAAAATTGaatctaaaaaaaatctctcggaTCTCAACATCATTTTCCTCGCCgtgtaagagcatctccaaccccactctatttttcactctaaaatatagtttagagTAAAGAATGCttcaatggtactctatttttcactctataatagactgaaaaataggtttactccaaatatagagtaatttgtttttttttttgttcatcactctattttctactctaaaatagagtatcatTACAGCAAaatcaaactctattatagagttactctattttagagtaagaaatagagtaagccattggagatggtctaagctAATCTCCGCCGTGGCCATCTTCTCGCCCCCGACTTTTCTCCTCCACAATCCACATCTGCCGATCTGCGTCAAGCTCCCACGGAAAACTCCTCCACCATGTGATCTCCTTGTTGCTACTTCATCGTCGTTAATCACCGCCATCGTCTCGTCGCAAGCTTCATCCGGAGTCGTCGTCGCAATCTATCCACCTTCGTGAAGCTCCGGAGCCTTCTTAGCGTCTTTGTCTCTCCCTCCTGTAACCGCCTTTGTCTTCGCCTCCTGTAACCGCCTTCGTCTCCATCTCGTCAACTGAAACCCCTACCTCCGTCTCGTTCTCGTCACCGCCTTCATCGCCTCTGTCTTACCGTCTTCGTCTCCTCCATCTCGTTGCTTTCGTCTCCTCTGTTTTTGGTTGCTGAAATAAAAGCTCTAAATGAAGAAGACGAAATCGAAATTACATTTATATCCTTCactaaagaaaattaaaaaaaacaaatgaaaacacGCTGAATGGTTTTCGAACACGAGATCAAGCGGTCAATTATAAGACGCAACAAATGGACTGCTGTGATTTATTTGTTGTTATATAGCGTTAAAGATAAATATTATGACTAAAAGCCTCTTCTTTACCATTTCACAACATTTTGCAATgcaatatatataactaaatgaaCTAAATTAAGATGGTAAAACCATAACAATGCAATATATACACCTAAATGAAActtaaaatattctaaattaacaaaaaaaactctaaatcaTTCAAATCATTGGATATCATTACTACTACAATGTACATTTGAACAGGTGtatatgtgatttttttaaaacgtcATTGTACATGTAGATAGTAAAAGACATGTGTACTTGCGGTTTCAACGTCATATTCGTTTAAATGTATTTTCCATTTCTGTTAAGATTAATTTCAAAAGGAAAGGCATACATGTAGATTCTTA of the Brassica rapa cultivar Chiifu-401-42 chromosome A03, CAAS_Brap_v3.01, whole genome shotgun sequence genome contains:
- the LOC103862491 gene encoding probable ubiquitin-conjugating enzyme E2 23 isoform X1 gives rise to the protein MDHDAGTDSVASEAKSDPNVVTNSLHTDKSEDLAATNDHHPNVYKDDIVKSNKTGGIGIAINRGGSTDPGNCQCRVRWMNGDIEKVQDAKAVTVADRRFSLGGYVFSASEPTGQVGLVADLNISVDLLARDGTIHKDISTKMLKRVRDFAVGDYVVHVTVPSLGRVDEARENVIVKFDDGSTRAFREVDPSRLEPIPENNFGVDETFPYHIGQRVRATRLKKPNRSEGTVDSVTAGPVFVKWLASRGVGPDSSVPLVEWQSPSVLTLLSSLIHTNFKVGDWCGTKDGSLGEALLIVHSRTRVDVAWQDGSVECRREATTLIPTETPVDDVFVAEQYVMEKAIVDDGNTTEPKRVGVVKSLDAKERIAIVRWLKPLQRAEEPCQFESEETASVYELERHPDHDYYTYGDVVVRLSPTEQGNDTKHLQQDEVNAGLSWFGNITGLKDGGFEVTWADGIVSKVGPGAVYVVEPDSDDGEPDAAGSGASSDSSWGTVDDDDSGAHEIPKEDPSGEKDDPSTQSFGATANPQSEGSVLENKALEGSKSGISDEPVTFKGDSYSFRRFDISQESLDHHYVSEEEQKIKEKVWVKKFHGDWKILQDNLPDGIFVRVYEDRMDLLRAVIVGSYGTPYQDGLFIFDVFLPPKYPSEPPVVFYHSGGWKLNPNLDEDGNVCLSLLNTWKGRGSEVWDPQSSTILQVLVSIQGLVLNAKPYFNEADYDKLIGTVEGERRSLEYNEDAFLLNCKTMMHLMKKQPKGFEELVKEHFIKRGSHILKACNAYMEGYLIGSLTKDALIVDEPVFANSTSAGFRLSLEKLTAKLFPALSLLGASDQ
- the LOC103862491 gene encoding probable ubiquitin-conjugating enzyme E2 23 isoform X2 encodes the protein MDHDAGTDSVASEAKSDPNVVTNSLHTDKSEDLAATNDHHPNVYKDDIVKSNKTGGIGIAINRGGSTDPGNCQCRVRWMNGDIEKVQDAKAVTVADRRFSLGGYVFSASEPTGQVGLVADLNISVDLLARDGTIHKDISTKMLKRVRDFAVGDYVVHVTVPSLGRVDEARENVIVKFDDGSTRAFREVDPSRLEPIPENNFGVDETFPYHIGQRVRATRLKKPNRSEGTVDSVTAGPVFVKWLASRGVGPDSSVPLVEWQSPSVLTLLSSLIHTNFKVGDWCGTKDGSLGEALLIVHSRTRVDVAWQDGSVECRREATTLIPTETPVDDVFVAEQYVMEKAIVDDGNTTEPKRVGVVKSLDAKERIAIVRWLKPLQRAEEPCQFESEETASVYELERHPDHDYYTYGDVVVRLSPTEQGNDTKHLQQDEVNAGLSWFGNITGLKDGGFEVTWADGIVSKVGPGAVYVVEPDSDDGEPDAAGSGASSDSSWGTVDDDDSGAHEIPKEVCSVEKVLPIFFCLTQSTMFNRETLDPSGEKDDPSTQSFGATANPQSEGSVLENKALEGSKSGISDEPVTFKGDSYSFRRFDISQESLDHHYVSEEEQKIKEKVWVKKFHGDWKILQDNLPDGIFVRVYEDRMDLLRAVIVGSYGTPYQDGLFIFDVFLPPKYPSEPPVVFYHSGGWKLNPNLDEDGNVCLSLLNTWKGRGSEVWDPQSSTILQVLVSIQGLVLNAKPYFNEADYDKLIGTVEGERRSLEYNEDAFLLNCKTMMHLMKKQPKGFEELVKEHFIKRGSHILKACNAYMEGYLIGSLTKDALIVDEPVFANSTSAGFRLSLEKLTAKLFPALSLLGASDQ